Proteins from one Muntiacus reevesi chromosome X, mMunRee1.1, whole genome shotgun sequence genomic window:
- the RPS4X gene encoding small ribosomal subunit protein eS4, X isoform isoform X1 — MFLYVVCLRHFVLFLYVSAPKHWMLDKLTGVFAPRPSTGPHKLRECLPLIIFLRNRLKYALTGDEVKKICMQRFIKIDGKVRTDITYPAGFMDVISIDKTGENFRLIYDTKGRFAVHRITPEEAKYKLCKVRKIFVGTKGIPHLVTHDARTIRYPDPLIKVNDTIQIDLETGKITDFIKFDTGNLCMVTGGANLGRIGVITNRERHPGSFDVVHVKDANGNSFATRLSNIFVIGKGNKPWISLPRGKGIRLTIAEERDKRLAAKQSSG, encoded by the exons ATGTTTCTTTACGTTGTATGTTTGAGACATTTTGTACTGTTTCTTTATGTGTCAGCTCCAAAACATTGGATGCTGGATAAACTGACTGGTGTGTTT GCCCCTCGTCCATCTACCGGCCCCCACAAGCTAAGGGAATGTCTCCCCCTAATCATTTTCCTAAGGAATAGACTTAAGTATGCCCTAACTGGAGATGAAGTAAAGAAGATCTGCATGCAGCGTTTCATTAAGATCGATGGCAAAGTTCGCACAGATATAACCTACCCTGCTGGTTTTATGG ATGTCATCAGCATTGATAAGACTGGAGAGAATTTTCGTTTGATCTATGACACCAAGGGTCGCTTTGCTGTTCATCGTATTACACCTGAGGAGGCCAAG TATAAATTGTGCAAAGTAAGAAAGATATTTGTGGGGACAAAAGGAATCCCTCATCTGGTAACCCATGATGCTCGCACCATCCGTTACCCTGATCCCCTCATCAAGGTGAATGACACCATTCAGATTGACTTGGAGACTGGCAAGATTACTGATTTCATCAAATTTGACACTG GTAACCTGTGCATGGTGACTGGAGGTGCTAACCTGGGAAGAATTGGTGTGATTACAAACCGGGAGAGACATCCAGGTTCTTTTGATGTAGTTCATGTGAAAGATGCGAACGGCAACAGCTTTGCCACACGGCTCTCAAACATTTTCGTTATTGGCAAA ggcaacAAACCGTGGATCTCTCTTCCCCGTGGAAAGGGTATTCGCCTTACCATTGCTGAGGAGAGAGATAAGAGATTGGCAGCCAAACAGAGCAGTGGATAA
- the RPS4X gene encoding small ribosomal subunit protein eS4, X isoform isoform X2 — protein sequence MLDKLTGVFAPRPSTGPHKLRECLPLIIFLRNRLKYALTGDEVKKICMQRFIKIDGKVRTDITYPAGFMDVISIDKTGENFRLIYDTKGRFAVHRITPEEAKYKLCKVRKIFVGTKGIPHLVTHDARTIRYPDPLIKVNDTIQIDLETGKITDFIKFDTGNLCMVTGGANLGRIGVITNRERHPGSFDVVHVKDANGNSFATRLSNIFVIGKGNKPWISLPRGKGIRLTIAEERDKRLAAKQSSG from the exons ATGCTGGATAAACTGACTGGTGTGTTT GCCCCTCGTCCATCTACCGGCCCCCACAAGCTAAGGGAATGTCTCCCCCTAATCATTTTCCTAAGGAATAGACTTAAGTATGCCCTAACTGGAGATGAAGTAAAGAAGATCTGCATGCAGCGTTTCATTAAGATCGATGGCAAAGTTCGCACAGATATAACCTACCCTGCTGGTTTTATGG ATGTCATCAGCATTGATAAGACTGGAGAGAATTTTCGTTTGATCTATGACACCAAGGGTCGCTTTGCTGTTCATCGTATTACACCTGAGGAGGCCAAG TATAAATTGTGCAAAGTAAGAAAGATATTTGTGGGGACAAAAGGAATCCCTCATCTGGTAACCCATGATGCTCGCACCATCCGTTACCCTGATCCCCTCATCAAGGTGAATGACACCATTCAGATTGACTTGGAGACTGGCAAGATTACTGATTTCATCAAATTTGACACTG GTAACCTGTGCATGGTGACTGGAGGTGCTAACCTGGGAAGAATTGGTGTGATTACAAACCGGGAGAGACATCCAGGTTCTTTTGATGTAGTTCATGTGAAAGATGCGAACGGCAACAGCTTTGCCACACGGCTCTCAAACATTTTCGTTATTGGCAAA ggcaacAAACCGTGGATCTCTCTTCCCCGTGGAAAGGGTATTCGCCTTACCATTGCTGAGGAGAGAGATAAGAGATTGGCAGCCAAACAGAGCAGTGGATAA